The following DNA comes from Nicotiana sylvestris chromosome 10, ASM39365v2, whole genome shotgun sequence.
GCTAAGAAGCGAGTTGTTTTTTTGATCATATGCGCCATTGGACTGTCCTATCTCATGTCTCGTGAGTGTTCTTTCCCTCCAGCTCCTTTTTTTTCCCGTTCAGTTTGATCAATTTTCACTGACGAATTGCTGTTACTATTTCGTCTGCCGTAGTTTTATGTCGTAATTGCTGTGATTTTGTTgtattgagccgagggtctttcggaaacagcctctctattgTGAACATAGGGGTAAGGACTTAGATGTCTAAATCAACTATAAATTGAGATTGTAGGAAATGTTTGTTTTTGGAAACAGCGCCCATTCATGAAATGTTACCTCACTAATGGGGTGAGTGGGCATATTCCTACAAAGAGGCTGCTTTTACACCTCGTGACCATACTAATGACTACTCATAGTTCAAAGATTTAGGGTTTTAGAATGTGGCTCAATGGTAAAACCAAGAGGAGGAAGGGACCTTTCCTGTCGTCACTTCGCCACTTCAGCTGGTAGTTATGATGCTCATCTCGGGGCCTACTTAATACACATGTCCTTGATATAGGTAAATGATTGATTGCAGGGGCGGGATGTAGAGTGTAATATATGGGTTCGGCAGGACCTAGTAGCTTTGGCTCAAACTCTGTatatatattaagaaattcactaaatatGTACAAATATTAAATTCCCAACTCAGTTATTAGcacttgaggttgttgtcctaaACTCCCAAACTCATAAAGCTCAAATCATGAATCCACCTCTAGTTGATTGGAAAGCTTAGGCAGTAGTAGGACATTCCATGCAGATCTTTTTGAAACATGGTCCTCTCAAATCCCATATTTTCATGGGTAGGTAGGGTGAATTCTAAGGTTCCATATTTCGGTCATGAACATAGTTTGATCATGTTCATAATTATGGATGCGAAGTATGTAAGTGAAGAGTGGCGCATTTACCTCCTCTCCTCTTGAATTTACTCGATCTCGCTGCTCATTCCCTGTATTTTGAACTATGCTTCAAGTATTTGACCTCGCAAATTCTTTGCTTCCCATTCAACTACTCTGGTAAAAAGAGAGAAACGCAAGTCCTGTGGTAGCTTGAATCTGCTCGAAATTGCGCTGGCACAACTCTAAAAGCCCAAGTATCAGAGGGGTGACTGCTGAAACTAACTATGAAATGACAATTTAGGGTCACTTTAATGGAGAACTTCCTGGTGGCCTTTATAAACAAGCTTACTCATTATGAAGAATGAATTACTAAAATGTAAATGTTGCAAACTTGGAAAACCAAAAAAGGAGGGGGAAAATATAAAAGAACTGCGCCTCAAGTGTATTGACCTGTATCGGCTcgatattgttggactttgaatTTGCTACCTTGTGTGAATTGGGGGTGTTAAATGTTTCCTTCTAAGAGCACTTTGACAGGGGTGCACCAGTAAATGACGTGGTTTGATTCCTGACATGTGCACAAAGAAGGACTCGCAAAATGATTAACCTTTCTCCTGATCACACGGGTTTATTCATCCAAAATATGATCATCTTTCCACTTGTGTTTGCTGTGCGCTGATTGTTGATTCAGATGAAGACGATTTCTATTTAAATATCCTGCATGCCGAGAAAAGTATTAGGTATACCATGCATGTTGAGTCGTCGACAGAAAGAAATTTAAGGGTTCTTTCTTCACTAGAAGGGCTACTATGCCAAAAATGATGTAGTTGAAAAAAGGTCCACATCCCACATGTCATTCCCTTCTAATTTGATTAATTCAGAAGTCTAATCTATTTACAATGCAAGAACGTCTAAGCCCACCAGATAGCGATTATTTGTTTCTCTATTTATCTCTACCCTCCTTTAGGAAGCACCACTACTGATCATTTTCGCGATCATTTGGATAATGTGTGGAATCACTGACGGAGGACACTAGTTTATGAAATTCATTATTCATGAAGAGAAATAGTCTGTGTTTCTCTAACATGCATTTATAATAGAATTTCTTTCTTGATTTGCGACAGAACATTTATAGATACTGATGGTTATGTTAAGATCTAGTACTTCTCCCGTCAATTATTCATGTGCCAATTTTGCATGACGCATAGGATTCACGATTCTCTTATAGTTTACTAGATTGGATACCATTTCAATGTCCACATAAGTCAACCAATAGATTGATGCAGGAAGGGTAATGAAGCCAATCTGAATAAGGAATACAACCTATAATATTTACGAGTGCAAGACAGTaaaagaagtcaaaaatgttaGCCTTAATCACATGGCATATTTCTTTGCAACTTCGCTGAATACTTAAAATATGAAGGATCCAAGTTGAGAAGCATCCACTTGAAAAGTGCAGGTGAAAGTAGTCTCCTTTGATTTATAACCGATGAATAACTACTTAATTAAGATTGTGAAGACATGCATGGCTGGTCAAGCGGTAAAGTCAGAGACATGAAGATATATTCTAGTACCATGTGTATGCATTTTGCCCCGATTCAATTCTTATATAAAATTGTCTTTTTATCTTAGTATCTTTCTCTTGAAGTGAAATGTACTTTCTTGCTGGAAACAATCCATTTCAATTTGCAGCAAGATTTTACTTAAGTCTACTGAAGGATTTTATCCTTCTTCCTTGTGCTCAGAGAAATCATTTTTAAATATGGTTCGAGCATTTCAGTTGTTGCCATGGACATTCGTCTTGGGGGTTGAGTATGATGAGTAATCTACTTCGTTGATGTAGTGGAACAATTGTTGCAAGTTCTGCACTTAACTGCTTCAAATGTTTCCCAGTTATACAGTTTCTTGTGTTGTGGCCCACCCATGTAGGAGTTAAGTCTAAAAACCTACCCTTTTGTATTGCTGTCCTGACAAAGTTCTCTGTTTCTGTAATCATCTGCATGCTTCTTGAGAGATATTCTCTTTTGTTTATTCTTATAACTGCATTATGACTAAGCCTGGATGTTTGCAATCTGTTCAGTCCATTTCAAGTTAAACTTATAGTTGGCCCTTCTTTAGAACTTACTATGATGACATGCCTTATTGTCTGCCTTCTTCTCTCTATTTTCTCACCCTtgtcatttttccattgttttgCTTTGCAGTGACGAGCTCCTCAGTTTTTATCAACTTGCCTGCTGCTGCTCTCTTAATTGTTTTCCTTCGTTATCTGTCTCTTGATTTTGATGCACGGATGAAAGCTGCTACATATAAAAGAAAGTCATCCGTATCAAACAACACTTCTCAGAGGAAACATATTGATGCTCCAAGAGCAGTTAATGAGAAGGCCAATTGGAGGAAGAAAGCAAATTCACCTGCTGTAGAAGAAGCAATAGATCACTTCACCAGGCATATAGTTTCTGAGTGGGTGACAGATCTCTGGTACTCCCGCATAACTTCTGATAGACAGGGATCTGAGGAACTTGTGCAGATCATGAATGGTGTACTAGGGGAAATCTCATGTCGCGCGAGAACTATTAATCTTATAGATCTTTTCACAAGGTTTAAAATTTTAGTTCCTGGATGTTGCTGAAGATTTCCTCTTTAGCTTACTTTTGATCTTAAGGAAGTCAGCAACTGAAAACATGCAGGGATATTATCAGTCTAATATGCACTCATTTGGAGCTGTTTCGTGCAAGCAAGATGAGGATTCTGAAGAAACGGCCAAGATCCTtgacaattgaagagcttgatGTGGAACTTAAACTGGTGTTGGCTGCAGATGACAAGTTACATCCTGCTTTATTTTCTCCGGAGGCTGAGCACAAGGTAATTTCATTTTTTATGATATCCTAACAACTGATAATCCATTGATTTCTAAAAGCCTTTTTGGTTAGGATGGTTTTATTTATCTTATACTAATCTTCTTCATCTGCAGGTTTTCCAGCATCTCATGGATGGTCTCGTTTCATACACTTTTGAGACAGAGGAGGTGCAGTGCTGTTTATTCCACTACATTGTCAGGGAGCTTCTTGCTTGTGTTGTAATACGACCAGTGTTAAATTTAGCGAACCCGAGGTAACTGCTTCCTAGATCTTGCTTGTTGTAGTCAAATTTTGTTTCTGCTCTTTATTTGTTCACAAACTTTTGTCAGGTTCATTAACGAGAGGATTGAGTCTTTAGTTGTTTCTATAAATAAGGCCGATAAAGGAACCACAGCAACAGAAACAGAACCACAGTCCATGCCGATTGGATCTGGTAAAATACCGGCAGATCATTTTTCTCAGGTTTTAGATCCTTCTGCTAAGGGTGTAGAACTTGTACAATTGAAAAAAAACCAACCTAATAATACTGAGGAGCATGCCATGGACAGTGTGAATGTAACAGATTTATCAAAGGACCCTTTGCTTTCGATTGATCCTCGGTCTACTCGTTCTTGGAGTTCTTTGCCATCAGAAATCGATGCAGATGATGGAAGAGGTATTCAGAGACACCACTCTGGAGGAGAGTGGGGTGAAATGCTAGATTTGCTTTCTCGTAGAAAGACCGAAGCCCTTGCTCCTGAAAATTTAGACAACATATGGGCAAAAGGCAGAAACTATAAACGGAAAGAAGAGGCCAATCTAGCATCTGATACACTCAAAAAGAGTTTATTGGTAAGTGCACCAAAACTGCTGGGACACTCAAAGGAAGCTAaacagaaagagagagagagagaaaacaaGATTGGAGCTAAGCATTATGTGAAGGACAATACTTCCTCGCAGGGTGATTTGAACAGACCAAGTTATCCTCCAGATTACTTGTATCAAGACGAAAATGAACATAACTCAGATGACCTTGAATCAGAGAGCAGTAGTTCTTACACTACTGAAGATGAAGAACCTAGCACTGTGACAGGTCTTGACTCTCCTGGCACCCAAGTGTGGGATGGGAAAAATATAAGGAATGTGAATCACATTCATCATCCACTTGAAAATAATGAAGGCCataagagaagaaaaggaaaatctgGTAAAGTACATATCCGCTCTAAACACTTAAATAGAGTACTGTCTGGGCGGAAAAGGTCTAGAGTAAGCAACCAAACAGGGCATGTGTGGCAAGAGATACAAAGAACCAGCTTCTTACTGGGGGATGGGCAAGATATATTAAACTCCAAAGAAAATGTGAAACTGGATGGTTTAAGTGATGACTCTGAGACAGAAATATTCGGTAGAATTTCTAGTGACACAACTGCATCTGCATCATCATCTGCCTTGTCGAGAAGCATTTTGGAAAATCTTAATATGGGTCCTCATTCTGCAAAAGGTTCTGTAATTGCTGATTCTTTTTTGAAATTAAGAAGTGAGGTATAGATTTGATTGCCAtcctttttttccattttacttgACTTTCTGGATAACTCAAATGGTCTTGGATTTCTACTGAATTAGCCTTTTTTCTGTTGCAGGTCCTGAGTGCAAATATTGTAAGAAGTGGCTCCAAAACTTTTGCTGTTTATTCCATATCTGTTACAGATATGAACAATAATAGTTGGTCTATCAAAAGAAGGTGGAGTGATGTGAACTTTATGCTGATAGGCATTGTGAAGATCGCTCTTTCGTAGAGATTGTCATCTGAAGAGTCTCTTGCATCAAATTTAACTTTTGGCTGCTAGTTGCAGGTTTCGACATTTTGAGGAGCTACACTGGCGTCTTAAAGAGTTTCGGGAGTACAATCTTCATTTACCTCCCAAGCATTTCCTCTCTTCAAGTCTGAATGTTCCTGTCATTCGAGAACGGTGCAAATACCTTGACTTGTATTTGAAGGTGATACTTTAACAGATGGCATCTGAAAGTCCCTTTCTAAGCCAATCAATATTACGTTCTTCTCTAGATCAAAGTGCATCATGTTATACACATTTACTATTATATCTAAATAATGCTGAAATGTTATTCTCactctatttcccttttcattatTGTTATACTTTTGCACTTTACCTTGATCTTAGTTCTTTAATAGTATTTGGACTTTCATCTCTGCCAAGGAGTGTCTTTTGTTCCTGAAATCAATGAAATACCACCAGTTCCACTGCTATTTGGATGTCATGGGGTGCCAAGAAAAGTTTTAGATTAATCAGGAAACTGGGTTTTGGTATATAATCCTCTAAAAGATCTTGTTCACTTTAGTCTGCTGtagcttttatttcttttctctaATGttgtctttattttttatttggcttCTGTTTCTGCTTTCCTCAGAAGCTTCTGCTGCTCCCAACTGTTTCCAATTCCATCGAAGTATGGGACTTCCTCAGTGTGGATTCACAGGTTGAAAATATTTTCAGCTCACAGGTTTCTTAGTCTGGATTGATTTTAGAACAAAGAGAGTTGATTTtgccttcttctttcttttttctttttttggttatGCAGACATATAGCTTCTCAAACTCCTTGTCCATAATTGAAACATTACCAGGTGAGTAAATTGAGTTCGCATGATGAGGGGGAAAAAGGATGGGGCTCTGTCCTATGTGTTAGTCATAAATAGTTTATATGGATATTCGATTTCAGTTGACCTGGATGGCACTGTACGTCAAACGAGTAAAGAACCTCCACCAGGTATAAACCCTCGAACGGATCTCTTATCCTCCAAGGGGGAGCGTTCTAATACTGAAAGCAAGAATCCAACTTTAAGGATGGAGCAAGATCATTCGGTACATGAATCCGGATTAAGGAAAAACTATGTCGCACTCTCTCCTCCAAAAAGACCTCTCAAAGAACCTTTTGAGGATTCAACTAGGGACCATAAGGTGCATACAAATAGAAAATCAACCCCAAACATGCAGACGTCATCAAAACCAGTTGAAACTAACTCACATGCATCACCTGAATCTCTCGTTGATGTTCCCATTGATCCCGCCTTTCCCAGTGAGGTAGTCACTATCGACTTTTCTAATTTTCTAAGCATATATATCCTTTCACTATTGAACTCTAAAGAATAGATTTCTTATGATTCAAATTGATTATTGAAAGATAAGAACGCTATTTTATTTAAGTATGCTCTTTATATTTGATATATTTTCCTAGTAGTGAGTTGGAAGCGGTTTTAGCCTGATAATTATCAAATTGGCTCTAAACCTCATTTTTGTTTCACTGTAGTGGGTGCCACCAAATTTAAGCGTGCCTATATTAGATCTTGTTGACGTCATTTTTCAGCTCCAAGATGGTGGATGGATCAGGTATCATTTACTTATGCAACTTACAAATTAAGCTGTTGGACTTGATTATAAATGCACTTGTGTCATGGACTTCACTGGACCTATTGACTTGTGTGCATTTTAGGAGGAAGGCGTTCTGGGTGGCTAAACAGGTTTTACAATTGGGAATGGGTGATGCATTTGATGATTGGCTGATTGAGAAAATCCAGCGTCTGCGCAGGGGTTCAGTTGTTGCTGCAGGTATCAGACGTGTTGAACAGGTAATTTTCAAGTGTCCTgacttatttgtttattttttctgAAAGACAGATGCTAATGACAATTCGATTTGCATGTGGACTAGTATTTATTGTAGCTCACTGGATTAATGCCATTACCTCTAGAATTCCTCCAACATTTCTTAATTCGAAAAATTCTTTTGTccaatttttgttcttttctgatcCTGCTCTGTGTTCTTTATTCCCTTTTTTGGAGTGGGGGTGGGGCATTTAGTTTGCGCAGCCATCAGTCATCCCTGCACTTTATTGCTGTATTTTGCACATATGCATTCAAACGAAAGAAGTGGTTCATTGAGACTAATATCCTACCAATGTCGGATTTAGTACTACCTATTTTAACTTTGTGCTCCATGTAGATTCTCTGGCCAGATGGTATATTCATTACAAAGCACCCGACACGTCAACGTCCTGGACCCTCTCCATCCCCTAATTCTCCTCAAGGCCAAGTTTCCACTCCATTAAGTTCACCTTCGGTAGAGGATTCACTGAAGCTGGATGAGATGCAACTGCAGGAAGCACAACGACGTGCAAAACTTGTTTATGAGCTAATGATTGGTGGGTTATTTTAATTTACCATGTTCTGTTGGCTATACACATTCCAACACTTGATCATAATCCATATCTCTACTCTGCAACTGTTTGACTCCTATATCATTTGCAGATAAGGCACCAGCTGCTATTGTAGGGCTTGTTGGTCACAAGGAATATGAACAATGTGCAAAGGATCTTTATTACTTCATCCAGGTGATTTTTCCCGCAGTGCATTTAGAACTGCTTATGAGattatttcttttttccttttgtgATTGATAGCCTTTAGAAGTCTTTTTTCATCTTTGTTTCTGTTTTTGGCTTTTTCTAAATAATATCAACTAATTTAGGGACTTGTTACTTGTACAGTCATCCGTGTGTATAAAGCAGTTAGTCCTTGATCTTTTTGAGTTACTACTGTTGTCCGCGTTCCCAGAGCTGACTTCTGTATTTAACGCATTGCACGAGGAGAAGGGGAAGTTTGGAGAACTCAAAATAGAATAGATGTATCAATTTCCAAAATGTTGGTTATACAATTTAAGGAAAACTGTAAagaaagtttttttattttttctttgttaATAATCATTGTAAaggttttgttcagggattttacGAAGGACTTATGTGTAGGATTCTCTTTTCTTCTTGAGAAGTCTCCTTGATGTGCATCCAGAGGCAGAAAATCATGACGGGTGTAGAATATTTTACTCATTATCCCGTTGCCAACAATGTTGGAACACTATAGTTGGAGGTCAATGAAGATAAGCTCAATTGAATCGCCATGCCAAAGCAATGACTCGTTTTAAAGACAAATTATTAAAGTATTGAAATGAAATGAACACAAAGGAAGCAGAATGGATACAAAAAGTTCATATTAGTGAAGCTAGATAGCTCGGCATAGAGACATAACATATTAATTGACAAAATTCACTGTTTACTCTCAAACCTATAGA
Coding sequences within:
- the LOC104218067 gene encoding uncharacterized protein, giving the protein MSTERQAAVTVQDLVEEAKKRVVFLIICAIGLSYLMSLTSSSVFINLPAAALLIVFLRYLSLDFDARMKAATYKRKSSVSNNTSQRKHIDAPRAVNEKANWRKKANSPAVEEAIDHFTRHIVSEWVTDLWYSRITSDRQGSEELVQIMNGVLGEISCRARTINLIDLFTRDIISLICTHLELFRASKMRILKKRPRSLTIEELDVELKLVLAADDKLHPALFSPEAEHKVFQHLMDGLVSYTFETEEVQCCLFHYIVRELLACVVIRPVLNLANPRFINERIESLVVSINKADKGTTATETEPQSMPIGSGKIPADHFSQVLDPSAKGVELVQLKKNQPNNTEEHAMDSVNVTDLSKDPLLSIDPRSTRSWSSLPSEIDADDGRGIQRHHSGGEWGEMLDLLSRRKTEALAPENLDNIWAKGRNYKRKEEANLASDTLKKSLLVSAPKLLGHSKEAKQKERERENKIGAKHYVKDNTSSQGDLNRPSYPPDYLYQDENEHNSDDLESESSSSYTTEDEEPSTVTGLDSPGTQVWDGKNIRNVNHIHHPLENNEGHKRRKGKSGKVHIRSKHLNRVLSGRKRSRVSNQTGHVWQEIQRTSFLLGDGQDILNSKENVKLDGLSDDSETEIFGRISSDTTASASSSALSRSILENLNMGPHSAKGSVIADSFLKLRSEVLSANIVRSGSKTFAVYSISVTDMNNNSWSIKRRFRHFEELHWRLKEFREYNLHLPPKHFLSSSLNVPVIRERCKYLDLYLKKLLLLPTVSNSIEVWDFLSVDSQTYSFSNSLSIIETLPVDLDGTVRQTSKEPPPGINPRTDLLSSKGERSNTESKNPTLRMEQDHSVHESGLRKNYVALSPPKRPLKEPFEDSTRDHKVHTNRKSTPNMQTSSKPVETNSHASPESLVDVPIDPAFPSEWVPPNLSVPILDLVDVIFQLQDGGWIRRKAFWVAKQVLQLGMGDAFDDWLIEKIQRLRRGSVVAAGIRRVEQILWPDGIFITKHPTRQRPGPSPSPNSPQGQVSTPLSSPSVEDSLKLDEMQLQEAQRRAKLVYELMIDKAPAAIVGLVGHKEYEQCAKDLYYFIQSSVCIKQLVLDLFELLLLSAFPELTSVFNALHEEKGKFGELKIE